In the Oreochromis aureus strain Israel breed Guangdong linkage group 14, ZZ_aureus, whole genome shotgun sequence genome, one interval contains:
- the frya gene encoding protein furry homolog isoform X5, with protein sequence MDGTAVCWSKASVISFIKGLASPVGNGYSKPPIPPVCCPQGEKGPPAMMPITIDPESKPGEYVLKSLFANFTTMSERKIRIIMAEPLEKPLTKSLQRGEDPQFDQLISSMSSLAEYSLPSILRTLFDWYKRQNGLEEELHEYRPRANTKSKNDEQQRDYLLERRDLAIDFIFSLVLIEVLKQMPLYPTLDSLVNEVINLAFKHFRYKEGYHGPNTGNMHTVADLYAEVIGVLAQSKFPAVKKKFMTELKELRQKEQNPYVVQSTISLIMGVKFFRIKMYPVEDFEASFQFMQECAQYFLEVKDKDIKHALAGLFVEILVPVAAAVKNEVNVPCLRNFVDSLYDTTLDLSSRKKHSLAFYPLVTCLLCVSQKQFFLNRWHIFLNNCLSNLKSRDPKMARVALESLYRLLWVYMIRIKCESNTATQGRLNTIVTTLFPKGSRSVVPRDMPLNIFVKIIQFIAQERLDYAMKEIIFDLLCVGKPAKAFSLNPERMNIGLRAFLVVADKLQQKDGEPPMPNTGCTLPSGNTLRVKKTYLSKTLTDEEAKVIGMSQYYFHVRKAIDNILRHLDKEVGRCMMMTNAQMLNKEPEDMITGERKPKIDLFRTCVAAIPRILPDGMSKPELIDLLSRLTIHMDDELRLIAQNSLQSLLLDFSDWRDDVLFGFTNFLLREVQDTHQGLLDTSLKLLLQLLTQWKLTLAAPGKTSDTSKMHTAELLQTSSSLKTSSERGPHSTVLHAVEGLAVVLLCSCQLSTRRLAIAILKEIRSLFVTIGQCEDDDKPMIEIMDQLSPSILDSFVNAAVSDTVTLPAGHHVDLQWLVEWNALLVNSHYDIRSPSHVWIFAQSVKDPWVLCIYSLLRQDNLPKHCPTALSYAWPYAFTRMQMLMPLVDPNNPVYAKKTSTSGSGDNYITLWRNYLILCFGVAKPSIMSPGHLRSSTPEITAPTPDSSVNLDNKVIGSPSVAWLLKQLVPLMRAESIELTESLVLGFGRTNFLVFRELVEELHPLMKEALERRPENKKRRERRDLLRLQLLRIFELLADAGVISDSTNGALERDTLALGALFLEYVDLTRMLLEAENDKDAEILKDIRAHFSAMVANLIQCVPVHHRRFLFPQQSLRHHLFILFSQWAGPFSIMFTPLDRYSDRNHQITRYQYCALKAMSAVLCCGPVFDNVGLSPDGYLYKWLDNILACQDQRVHQLGCEVVILLLELNVDQVNLFNWAVDRCYTGSKQVASGCFKAIATVCGSSKIYPSDIVTLLNLVLFKASDTNREIYEISMQLMQILEAKLFAYSKKIAEQKPNSILYGTHGPLPPLYSVSLPQLSSQLAKMYPELTLPLFSEVSQRFPTTHTNGRQIMLTYLLPWLGNIELVDSGLLLPMFSPCSSSYNSSSQLTSTGSSHPLKGTGWGSLQATSMVLNNLMFMTAKYGDDLPGPEMENAWNALVSNDKWSNNLRTTLQFLISLCGVSSDTALLPYIKKVVIYLCRNNTIQTMEELIFELQQTDPVNPVVQHCDSPPFYRFTATSKTSAAASGTTSSSNTVVAGQESFTDTDDTKTLKENEERLTHIIRAHNRLESRYSNSSGGSYDEDKSEPLPPYADWLVAVIETNQPHPLPMPLTGGCWAPLVDFLPETITPRGPLHRCNIAVIFMTEMVVDHSVTEDWTMHLPLLLHSLFLGMDHFRPEVFEHSKRLLLHLLIALSCENNFQTTAAVLLQTREINGTKTLTCKPSIQIEYLPSGGFDFLRECQASPGPDSGLSSSSTSSSLSLGGSNSNLPEISQEVEELVASNKIHDKTNKLIEFLTTRAYGPLWCHEDISPKNQISKSTGQLTNFLRHVVSVFKESKSDFHLEQQLSDIALQTALCSSSRHYAGRSFQVFRALRQPISAHAVSDLLSRLVEVIGEHGEEVQGYVMEILLTLESVVDNLAECLKNSDLMAILTRASSPEFLTSFKLLSNRKSTGQLNLRREERSRHQRSSSVPKKFGEADRWSDPPRSATLDRIQASEQQALLAKVRSSSSSRDSVTDPTSINHPSNLLATIFWVAVSLMESDFEFEYQMSLRLLNKLLANMSLDKQENREKLEKLHNQLNWSTFTGLQQFLLKGFTSMSTTDLTLHLLCQLTPVSRVPVVDTSQAIGFPLNVLCLLPHLVQNFDGPSQFCQEVAERIAQVCLEENNAKLSNLAHVMALYKTHSYTRDCFSWVNVVCRYLHEAFSDITLSLVTYMAELLEKGLPSMQQSLLQIIYSLLSHMDLSVIQAKPFNIEVLKTIEKFVQTVHWREAQNILKLVVSRSASLAQPSFPQSDLSYEDISRVWDRSSKALPGKTLDFHFDISQTPVIGRRFDDLRRTPGQDVKSMTTAVTHSTSSTSSGSTSNNVLVPVSWKRPQSSQKRTREKLVNVLSLLGQEVGLTKNPSVIFSSCGELDLMEHQPSQVSSDDGTREPENTDDTTSEQQFRVFRDFDFLDVELEDGEELQGETMDNFNWGVRRRSMDSLDRNDLQPLEESQMSSSMPSLSKLAHEDSDESSEEDSLTTSQTLSHSQLTVSLSPTAEMSSIDSPSPFCDTTSADSTPLSTKNPSFEVQQPEDSKQRHEMSQEDDDNIVHEDDISLSITELPPEYHCGDSLTMDIINNDYKGELDLEGCLPSLAEEERDDMLESRSSPPPSPFFSAILAAFQPTVCDDAEEAWRSHINQLVSDSDGSCAVYTFHVFSSLFQNIQTKFCSLTCDAVSYLGDGLRGLGSKFLRSSQMLTSCSECPTLFIDADTIMSYGLLEKMKFSVLELQEYFDTYNNRKEAVLTWLSNCKAAFPKSAGGSVITCQPLEHEEKQLELCQRLYKLHFQLLLLFQSYCKLIEQVHAISSVPELTNMSKELNELKSNLRLAAASVANDEIAACESSCSEPVFSSSEAAVQAILEGLKNNDFPTAVHYIRVCRTMWPNDIFGSHSEDEVQTLLNIYFRHQTLGQTGTFAMVGSKQDLTEISVKLMELNGETRDMIRRAQGYRTITAFLPDSRVSGSTL encoded by the exons GAAAAGCCATTAACAAAGTCACTACAGCGGGGAGAAGATCCTCAGTTTGACCAA TTGATAAGCTCCATGAGCTCTTTGGCTGAATACAGTCTCCCCTCCATCCTCCGCACTTTGTTTGACTGGTACAAACGACAAAATGGATTAGAGGAGGAGTTGCACGAGTACCGCCCAAGAGCCAACACCAAGTCCAAAAA TGACGAGCAACAGAGAGATTATCTACTTGAAAGGCGGGATTTGGCCATTGATTTCATCTTCTCTCTTGTACTTATAGAAGTTTTGAAACAG ATGCCGCTCTACCCGACCCTTGACAGTTTGGTGAATGAAGTCATTAACTTAGCCTTTAAGCACTTTAGATACAAAGAGGG GTATCATGGTCCGAACACTGGCAACATGCACACTGTAGCAGACCTCTATGCTGAAGTCATAGGAGTATTAGCCCAGTCCAA GTTTCCTGCTGTGAAGAAGAAGTTTATGACTGAGCTAAAGGAGCTGCGGCAAAAAGAGCAGAATCCATATGTGGTCCAGAGTACCATTAGCCTCATCATGGGGGTCAAGTTCTTCCGAATTAAGATGTATCCCGTTGAGGATTTTGAAGCCTCTTTTCAGTTCATGCAG gAGTGTGCCCAGTATTTCCTGGAAGTCAAAGACAAGGACATTAAGCATGCTTTGGCTGGCCTCTTTGTTGAGATTCTGGTTCCCGTGGCAGCA GCTGTGAAGAACGAGGTGAACGTACCATGCCTGAGGAATTTTGTGGACAGCTTGTACGACACAACCCTGGACTTGTCCTCCAGGAAGAAGCACTCACTG GCATTTTACCCTTTGGTGACGTGCCTGCTGTGTGTCAGCCAGAAACAGTTCTTCCTTAACAGATGGCACATCTTCCTTAACAACTGCCTCTCAAATCTGAAG AGTAGAGACCCAAAAATGGCTCGTGTTGCACTGGAGTCCCTCTATAGACTGTTGTGGGTTTACATGATCAGGATCAAGTGTGAGAGCAACACTGCAACACAAGG TCGACTCAACACGATTGTAACAACACTTTTCCCCAAAGGATCCCGCAGTGTGGTACCAAGAGACATGCCCCTCAATATCTTTGTGAAAATCATCCAGTTTATCGCCCAG GAAAGACTGGATTATGCCATGAAAGAGATTATCTTTGACCTTCTGTGTGTTGGGAAACCTGCAAAAGCCTTTAGTCTTAATCCTGAG AGAATGAATATTGGTCTGAGAGCATTCCTGGTTGTAGCCGATAAACTGCAGCAGAAGGACGGTGAGCCTCCCATGCCTAACACTGGTTGCACTTTGCCCTCTGGGAACACACTCCGAGTAAAGAAGACATATCTGAGCAAGACACTAACAGATGAAGAGGCCAAAGTCATTG GTATGTCTCAGTATTATTTTCACGTCCGAAAGGCTATTGACAACATTCTCAGACACCTGGACAAGGAGGTGGGCCGATGCATGATGATGACCAATGCTCAGATGTTGAACAAAGAGCCTGAGGACATGATCAC AGGTGAAAGAAAACCTAAGATCGACTTGTTCAGGACATGTGTCGCTGCCATTCCTCGCATCCTGCCTGATGGGATGTCTAAGCCAGAGCTCATAGACCTCCTGTCTCG ACTGACAATCCACATGGATGATGAGCTTCGACTCATAGCACAGAATTCCTTGCAAAGTCTGCTGCTGGATTTCTCCGACTGGCGTGATGACGTCCTGTTTGGATTTACCAACTTCCTGTTGCGTGAGGTCCAAGACACCCACCAGGGATTGTTAGATACATCCCTTAAATTACTGCTGCAGCTCCTCACTCAGTGGAAGCTCACCCTGGCTGCACCAGGAAAGACGTCTGACACCTCTAAAATGCACACTGCTGAG ctgctgcagacaagCTCAAGTCTCAAGACATCTTCAGAACGAGGTCCACACTCCACTGTGCTGCATGCTGTGGAGGGACTAGCGGTCGTCCTGCTCTGCTCCTGCCAGCTGAGCACCCGCAGACTCGCCATTGCTATCCTAAAAGAGATACGCAGTTTGTTTGTGACTATCGGACAGTGTGAg GATGATGATAAACCAATGATAGAGATCATGGATCAGCTCAGCCCCAGTATATTGGATAGCTTTGTCAACGCTGCAGTCTCTGACACA GTCACCCTGCCAGCTGGTCACCACGTGGACCTGCAGTGGCTCGTGGAGTGGAATGCACTGCTTGTCAACAGTCATTATGATATTAGGAGCCCGTCACATGTGTGGATCTTTGCTCAGTCTGTCAAGGACCCCTGGGTGCTGTGTATATACAGCCTCCTCCGACAGGACAACCTTCCCAAGCACTGCCCCACAGCTCTCAGCTACGCCTGGCCTTATGCCTTCACTCGGATGCAGATGCTCATGCCCCTGGTAGACCCAAA TAATCCAGTGTACGCAAAGAAGACCAGTACCTCTGGCAGTGGGGATAACTATATAACCCTATGGAGAAACTACCTGATCCTTTGCTTTGGAGTGGCCAAGCCCAGTATCATGAGCCCCGGCCATCTGAGATCATCGACACCTGAGATCACAGCTCCTACACCTGACAGCAGTGTCAACCTCGATAACAAG GTTATCGGGAGCCCATCTGTGGCTTGGCTTCTGAAGCAGTTGGTTCCACTGATGAGGGCAGAGAGCATCGAGTTGACAGAGTCATTAGTTCTGGGCTTTGGTCGCACCAATTTTCTCGTATTCAG GGAGCTTGTGGAGGAGCTGCATCCCCTTATGAAAGAGGCATTAGAGAGAAGACCTGAG AACAAGAAGCGGCGTGAACGGCGAGACCTGCTGAGACTTCAGCTGCTGAGGATATTTGAGCTCCTGGCTGATGCTGGTGTCATCAGTGATAG TACAAATGGAGCATTGGAACGTGACACACTCGCCCTGGGGGCTCTCTTCCTGGAATATGTGGATCTGACCCGGATGCTTCTGGAAGCTGAGAATGATAAAGATGCAGAGATCCTTAAGGACATCCGAGCTCACTTCAGTGCCATGGTGGCCAACCTCATCCAATGCGTACCAG TGCACCACAGGCGCTTCCTGTTTCCACAGCAGAGCCTGCGGCATCacctcttcatcctcttcagcCAGTGGGCTGGGCCTTTCAGCATCATGTTCACTCCTCTGGATCGCTACAGCGACAGAAATCATCAGATCACAAGATATCAGTATTGTGCCCTAAAG GCTATGTctgctgtgctgtgctgtggGCCTGTGTTTGATAACGTTGGCCTCTCTCCAGACGGATACCTCTACAAGTGGCTAGATAATATACTAGCCTGCCAGGATCAGCGG GTCCATCAGCTTGGCTGTGAAGTTGTCATCTTGTTGCTGGAACTCAATGTTGACCAGGTCAACCTATTCAACTGGGCTGTGGATCGTTGCTACACAGGCTCCAAGCAGGTCGCCTCGGGGTGCTTCAAAGCCATCGCTACAGTCTGTGGCAGCAG CAAAATCTACCCAAGTGACATAGTAACGCTGCTAAATCTGGTGCTCTTTAAGGCGTCAGACACCAACAGAGAAATATATGAGATTTCAATGCAGCTAATGCAG ATCCTTGAAGCTAAGTTGTTTGCATACTCTAAGAAGATTGCAGAGCAGAAGCCAAACAGTATCCTCTATGGCACACATGGTCCACTGCCACCTTTGTACAGTGTTTCCCTACCTCAGCTCTCCAGCCAGCTGGCAAAGATGTACCCTGAGCTCACACTTCCTCTATTCTCAG AGGTTAGCCAGAGGTTCCCCACCACTCATACCAATGGGAGGCAGATCATGCTAACCTACCTCCTGCCCTGGCTTGGTAACATAGAGCTGGTTGATAGCGGCCTGCTGCTCCCAATGTTCTCACCGTGCTCCTCAAGTTACAACTCTTCTAGCCAATTAACCAGCACAGGTTCATCACATCCACTGAAAGGCACTGGCTGGGGCTCCTTACAAGCTACATCTATGGTTCTCAATAATCTCATGTTTATGACCGCCAAG TATGGAGATGATCTACCTGGACCAGAAATGGAAAATGCCTGGAATGCTTTAGTCAGCAATGACAAATGGAGCAACAATCTGAGAAccacactgcagtttctcatCAGCTTGTGTGGTGTCAGCAGTGACACTGCCCTTCTCCCATAT ATCAAGAAGGTGGTGATCTATCTGTGCCGAAACAACACAATCCAAACCATGGAGGAACTAATATTTGAGTTACAGCAGACTGATCCTGTGAATCCTGTGGTGCAACACTGTGATAGCCCTCCTTTTTATCGATTTACAGCCACAAGCAAGACTTCTGCAGCTGCTTCAG GCACCACATCAAGCAGCAATACTGTTGTTGCAGGCCAAGAAAGCTTCACTGATACAGACGATACCAAGACTTTAAAGGAGAATGAGGAGAG GCTTACTCATATAATACGAGCACATAATCGTCTGGAATCACGCTACAGCAACAGCTCGGGAGGATCTTATGATGAAGATAAGA GTGAACCTTTGCCACCCTATGCTGACTGGCTTGTGGCTGTTATTGAGACCAACCAGCCCCATCCTCTGCCCATGCCTCTGACTGGAGGATGTTGGGCTCCACTGGTGGACTTTTTACCAGAGACCATCACTCCCAGGGGACCACTGCACAG GTGTAACATAGCGGTCATCTTCATGACAGAGATGGTCGTGGACCACAGTGTGACCGAGGATTGGACCATGCACCTGCCTTTGCTGCTACATTCACTGTTTTTGG gCATGGATCACTTTCGTCCAGAGGTGTTTGAACACAGTAAACGACTTCTCCTCCACCTGCTCATCGCATTGTCATGTGAAAACAACTTCCAGACTACTGCAGCGGTCTTATTACAGACACGTGAGATCAATGGTACCAAGACCCTCACCTGCAAACCAAGCATTCAGATAGAGTACTTGCCTTCAG GAGGTTTTGACTTCCTGCGGGAGTGTCAGGCATCTCCCGGGCCAGACTCGGGTTTGAGTTCTTCCTCTACATCATCCAGTTTAAGTTTGGGGGGCAGCAACAGCAACCTGCCGGAGATTTCACAGGAGGTGGAAGAGCTGGTGGCCTCCAATAAAATACATGACAAAACCAACAAGCTAATTGAATTTTTAACCACAAG aGCATATGGACCACTGTGGTGccatgaagacatttcaccaaagAACCAAATTTCAAAAAGCACTGGGCAGCTGACGAATTTTCTGCGACATGTGGTATCTGTGTTCAAAGAGTCCAAGTCAG ATTTCCATCTGGAACAGCAGCTTAGCGACATAGCGCTGCAGACAGCCTTGTGTAGCTCATCACGTCACTACGCTGGCCGCTCCTTTCAGGTGTTTCGAGCCCTTCGCCAGCCAATCTCTGCCCACGCTGTGTCTGACCTTCTCTCAAGGCTGGTGGAAGTCATCGGTGAACACGGAGAAGAAGTGCAG GGCTACGTGATGGAAATATTACTCACACTGGAGTCAGTGGTGGATAACTTGGCTGAGTGTCTCAAAAACAGTGATCTCATGGCTATTTTGACAAg AGCCTCATCTCCAGAATTCCTCACCAGTTTCAAGCTGCTATCTAACAGGAAGAGCACAGGGCAGCTCAATCTTAGGAGAGAAGAAAGGAGCAGACATCAAAGGAGCTCCTCAGTTCCCAAGAAGTTTGGAGAAGCAGACCGGTGGTCTGATCCACCACGCAGTGCCACACTGGACCGTATCCAAGCCTCTGAACAGCAAGCTCTGTTAGCTAAGGTTCGCAGCTCATCCTCATCTAGGGACAGTGTGACTGACCCGACAAGCATCAACCACCCCAGCAACCTGCTAGCCACCATCTTCTGGGTGGCAGTGTCACTGATGGAGTCAGACTTTGAGTTTGAGTATCAGATGTCTTTAAGACTGTTGAATAAGCTGCTGGCCAACATGTCACTGgacaaacaggaaaacagagagaagctggagaaaCTGCATAATCAGCTAAACTGGAGCACCTTCACTGGGCTGCAGCAGTTCCTTTTAAAGGGTTTCACCTCCATGTCTACAACCGATCTCACGCTTCATCTCTTATGCCAACTGACTCCTGTGTCGCGAGTGCCTGTAGTGGACACGTCACAAGCCATAG GTTTTCCTTTGAATGTTCTCTGCCTGCTCCCCCATCTGGTGCAGAACTTTGATGGCCCCTCACAGTTCTGTCAGGAGGTTGCTGAGAGGATAGCACAG GTATGCCTTGAGGAGAACAATGCCAAGCTTTCCAACCTTGCTCATGTCATGGCTCTGTATAAAACACACTCCTACACACGAGACTGCTTCTCTTGGGTCAATGTGGTGTGTCGATATCTTCACGAAGCTTTCTCGGATATCACCCTGAGTCTGGTCACTTATATGGCAGAG CTGTTGGAGAAAGGTCTCCCAAGTATGCAGCAGAGCCTTTTGCAAATTATCTACAGCCTCCTGAGCCACATGGACTTGAGTGTAATTCAAGCCAAACCCTTCAACATAGAGGTGCTCAAGACAATAGAGAAATTTGTCCAG ACTGTTCATTGGAGAGAAGCACAGAATATACTGAAGCTGGTGGTTTCTCGATCGGCCAGTTTGGCACAGCCTTCATTTCCACAAAGTGACCTCTCCTATGAGGACATCAGCCGTGTCTGGGACCGCTCTTCCAAGGCCTTGCCTGGGAAAACGCTGGATTTCCACTTTGACATATCTCAG ACCCCAGTGATTGGTCGTCGTTTTGATGATCTCCGACGCACTCCAGGCCAGGATGTAAAGAGCATGACGACAGCAGTGACCCACAGCACCTCCTCTACCTCCTCTGGATCCACTTCAAACAACGTGCTGGTGCCAGTCAGCTGGAAAAGGCCTCAATCTTCTCAG AAAAGAACACGGGAAAAACTGGTGAATGTGTTGTCTCTGCTGGGACAAGAAGTGGGGCTCACAAAAAATCCTTCA GTGATCTTCTCAAGTTGTGGGGAGCTGGATCTTATGGAGCACCAGCCTAGCCAGGTATCCTCTGATGATGGGACTCGGGAACCAGAAAACACGGACGACACCACCTCAGAGCAGCAGTTCAGAGTCTTTAGAGACTTTGACTTCCTGGATGTTGAGCTTGAGGATGGAGAG GAGCTACAG GGAGAGACTATGGACAACTTCAACTGGGGTGTGCGTAGACGCTCTATGGACAGTCTGGACCGAAATGACCTGCAGCCTTTGGAGGAAAGTCAGATGTCCAGCAGCATGCCCAGCCTCAGCAAGCTCGCTCATGAAGATTCAGACGAGTCATCTGAGGAGGATTCCCTCACCACCAGCCAGACACTCTCCCACTCACAGCTT ACTGTCAGCCTCTCTCCAACTGCAGAGATGAGTAGCATTGactctccctctcccttctGCGATACCACTTCAGCAGATTCGACTCCTCTGAGCACCAAAAATCCAAGTTTCGAGGTCCAACAACCAGAGGACTCGAAGCAGCGG CATGAGATGTCACAAGAAGATGATGACAACATTGTCCATGAGGACGACATTTCTCTCTCCATCACTGAGCTGCCACCTGAGTATCACTGTGGTGACAGTTTGACAATGGATATAATTAACAATGATTACAAAGGTGAACTAGATCTTGAAGGCTGCTTACCAAG TCTTGCTGAGGAAGAGCGAGATGACATGCTGGAGTCGCGTTCTTCACCACCACCGTCACCTTTCTTCTCCGCCATCCTTGCGGCTTTCCAGCCAACCGTGTGTGATGATGCAGAAGAGGCTTGGCGAAGCCACATCAACCAGCTTGTGTCTGACTCAGATGGGTCCTGTGCCGTCTAcacttttcatgtgttttccTCACTTTTTCAG AATATCCAGACCAAATTTTGTTCTTTGACCTGTGATGCCGTCAGTTACCTTGGTGATGGCCTGAGAGGACTAGGATCAAAGTTTTTGAGGTCTTCTCAGATGCTGACATCATGTTCAGAGTGCCCAACACTATTTATTGATGCAGATACA ATCATGTCTTATGGACTCCTTGAAAAGATGAAATTTAGTGTGTTGGAACTTCAAGAATATTTTGATACTTACAACAACAGAAAGGAGGCAGTTCTCACA TGGTTGAGCAACTGTAAAGCTGCTTTTCCCAAGAGTGCTGGGGGTTCGGTGATAACATGTCAACCACTAGAGCATGAGGAAAAG CAACTGGAGCTCTGTCAAAGACTCTACAAACTCCACTTTCAGTTATTGCTGCTTTTTCAGTCCTACTGCAAACTGATTGAACAGGTCCATGCAATAAGCTCTGTTCCAGAG CTGACAAACATGTCCAAAGAGCTTAATGAGTTGAAGAGCAACCTGAGGTTAGCAGCTGCTTCAGTGGCAAATGATGAGATTGCTGCCTGTGAGAGTTCCTGCTCTGAGCCGGTTTTTAGCTCCTCCGAGGCTGCAGTGCAGGCCATCCTAGAAGGTCTGAAGAACAATGACTTTCCAACTGCTGTTCACTACATTCGTGTGTGCAG AACAATGTGGCCTAATGATATCTTTGGTAGCCATTCTGAGGATGAGGTCCAAACATTGCTGAACATCTACTTTAGACATCAAACTCTGGGTCAGACAGGAACTTTTGCTATGGTGGGCTCAAAGCAAGACTTGACAGAAATCTCTGTCAAGTTGATGGAACTTAATGGAGAAACTCGGGACATGATCCGAAGAGCCCAGGGCTACCGCACCATCACAGCTTTTCTCCCAGACTCCAGGGTTTCAGGCTCAACTCTCTGA